From the Priestia koreensis genome, one window contains:
- a CDS encoding ankyrin repeat domain-containing protein gives MDSKQVAKEIRSSIKNGNVEKAAELIGSNIELLNMMTPFGTWLHVAASRGKLDVVKKLVELGSNINTLGGMYGGGALNEAASEGHIDIVRYLLSYGANMDTNEPERNPLFGAISNGHVNIARLLIESGIDTNVKYSGESMKDIDALTFAREQGQLEIVKLLENQRELRTTITEVNDNNQDDHDEILEHVTKYFGTIQDTIIEIVPGSKVSVNIHIISPSMNKDFVTLVTTGMSDVSMGYSNEESEFKYAELLLKLPSSWVVGKENMEDKNYYWPLEWLRKVAHIPHIYDGWLAEGVILPNGEPPQPFALNTKLSCIMVCHPREFGLDNVQVEQGDITIYTLVPIYEEERNLALEKGYEYLLKKMNEKGISDVLDINRINVGL, from the coding sequence ATGGATAGTAAGCAGGTTGCAAAAGAAATCCGATCATCTATAAAAAATGGCAATGTTGAAAAGGCGGCTGAATTAATTGGTTCTAATATAGAACTTTTAAATATGATGACACCTTTTGGGACATGGCTTCACGTTGCTGCTTCTAGAGGGAAGTTGGATGTAGTAAAAAAACTAGTAGAACTTGGGTCAAATATAAATACGTTAGGTGGCATGTATGGGGGTGGAGCATTAAACGAAGCTGCTTCTGAAGGGCATATTGATATAGTAAGATATTTATTGTCATATGGAGCCAATATGGACACAAATGAGCCGGAAAGGAATCCATTGTTTGGTGCAATTAGTAACGGGCATGTGAATATTGCGAGACTGTTAATTGAGAGTGGGATAGATACAAACGTTAAATATAGTGGCGAATCCATGAAAGATATCGATGCATTAACCTTTGCAAGGGAACAGGGTCAACTAGAAATTGTAAAGTTATTAGAGAACCAAAGAGAATTGAGGACTACTATAACCGAAGTAAATGATAATAATCAAGATGATCATGATGAAATTTTAGAGCATGTGACTAAATACTTTGGAACTATCCAAGATACGATAATTGAGATTGTTCCTGGTAGTAAAGTTTCAGTTAATATCCATATAATTTCTCCATCAATGAATAAAGATTTTGTAACTCTGGTAACTACAGGTATGAGTGATGTATCTATGGGTTATTCAAATGAAGAAAGCGAGTTCAAATATGCAGAATTGTTATTGAAATTGCCTTCGAGTTGGGTAGTTGGGAAAGAGAATATGGAGGACAAAAACTATTATTGGCCTCTTGAATGGTTAAGGAAAGTAGCTCATATTCCACATATCTATGATGGATGGCTTGCTGAAGGGGTTATTCTTCCCAATGGAGAACCCCCACAGCCATTTGCATTGAATACAAAATTGTCATGTATAATGGTATGTCATCCTAGAGAATTCGGACTAGATAACGTTCAAGTTGAGCAAGGAGATATCACTATTTATACACTTGTTCCTATTTATGAAGAAGAAAGAAATCTGGCGTTAGAAAAGGGTTATGAGTACCTGCTTAAAAAAATGAATGAGAAAGGTATCTCAGATGTTTTAGATATAAACAGGATAAATGTTGGTTTATAG
- a CDS encoding GH-E family nuclease, giving the protein MGLPEPSGITKRSKTGKEVMERMQNEIPPKISTTRDGEIEFMASDNKWYPIDQVEMARLTGAVSWWKSTGRYYGAKSPEVREWMLDFNKYVLDHYRLNRSAGAKLDETYLSPNK; this is encoded by the coding sequence GTGGGTTTACCTGAACCAAGTGGCATAACAAAACGCTCCAAAACGGGTAAAGAAGTAATGGAAAGAATGCAAAATGAAATTCCACCAAAAATCAGTACAACACGTGATGGTGAAATAGAATTTATGGCAAGTGATAATAAATGGTATCCAATAGATCAAGTAGAGATGGCTCGTTTAACAGGTGCAGTTTCGTGGTGGAAAAGTACAGGAAGATATTATGGAGCGAAGTCCCCAGAAGTTAGAGAATGGATGTTAGACTTCAATAAATATGTATTAGATCATTATAGGTTAAATCGATCCGCAGGTGCAAAGTTAGATGAAACCTACTTGTCACCAAATAAATGA
- a CDS encoding toxin-antitoxin system YwqK family antitoxin: MESQIDISSKEYVIEHGTDFDGNLWFTSYSDEVLDNPEDENGKPFTGLAYELYDNGNLIYYANYIKGFIEGELIEFYKNGNLKSVKNLIHGQSNGAEKIWYESGELKFEGKYKFGIALYYTEWDEEGRITKQKISPTETDLKLIKSVSKNEEL; this comes from the coding sequence TTGGAAAGTCAAATTGATATATCAAGTAAAGAATATGTTATAGAACATGGAACTGACTTTGACGGAAATTTATGGTTTACATCTTATAGTGATGAAGTTTTAGATAACCCAGAAGACGAGAACGGTAAACCTTTTACCGGTTTAGCTTACGAATTATATGACAATGGTAATTTGATATATTATGCAAATTATATAAAGGGTTTTATCGAGGGTGAGTTAATAGAATTCTATAAAAATGGAAATTTAAAATCAGTGAAAAATTTGATTCATGGACAAAGTAATGGTGCGGAAAAAATCTGGTATGAAAGTGGAGAATTAAAATTTGAAGGAAAATATAAATTTGGGATAGCTCTCTATTATACAGAATGGGATGAAGAAGGTCGTATCACAAAGCAAAAAATTTCCCCTACAGAAACAGATTTAAAATTGATTAAATCCGTTTCTAAAAATGAGGAGTTATAA
- a CDS encoding immunity 22 family protein produces the protein MEYSGMASVWFGVSKSFENLKEYVDIEYTEDGDSIDSKFGTNFEFGYYDEDNIEICFYENPKNNVDYILNDFSYSELIIPKIKELINGDKLAYSINSVIVLYDFQYNEAKSGDESENIEIKFIGTVPYK, from the coding sequence ATGGAATATAGTGGAATGGCTTCAGTATGGTTTGGAGTTTCTAAATCGTTTGAAAATCTTAAGGAGTATGTTGATATAGAATATACGGAAGATGGAGATTCAATAGACTCAAAGTTTGGCACAAACTTTGAATTTGGTTATTATGATGAAGATAACATTGAAATTTGTTTTTATGAAAATCCTAAAAATAATGTAGACTATATTTTAAATGATTTTTCTTATAGCGAACTAATTATTCCTAAAATAAAAGAGTTAATAAATGGCGATAAATTAGCATACAGTATTAATTCTGTTATTGTACTCTATGATTTTCAATACAATGAAGCGAAAAGTGGAGATGAATCCGAAAATATAGAAATTAAATTTATTGGTACTGTACCATACAAATAG
- the cdiI gene encoding ribonuclease toxin immunity protein CdiI has product MNKYKEFIKTMKREHLNNAAVIDVLNIYVNGHNFVKRLEDFNNKKGERREYNGVIYSDEYEKDDESYFGQNKVLFYSGDSDDDCDIVSYSELYQYLRAACKFYIEKNFEKKEIIEELLMKLKNTYAY; this is encoded by the coding sequence ATGAATAAATACAAAGAATTTATTAAAACAATGAAACGCGAACATTTAAATAACGCGGCAGTTATTGATGTTTTAAACATATATGTAAATGGACATAATTTCGTAAAACGTTTAGAAGATTTTAATAATAAAAAGGGGGAGCGTCGAGAATATAACGGAGTAATTTATTCAGATGAATATGAAAAAGATGATGAATCTTATTTTGGACAAAATAAGGTCTTATTTTATTCTGGGGATAGCGATGATGACTGTGATATTGTGAGCTATAGTGAATTATACCAATATCTGCGTGCTGCATGTAAATTTTACATAGAGAAAAACTTTGAAAAGAAAGAGATCATTGAAGAACTGTTGATGAAGCTTAAAAACACATATGCTTATTGA
- a CDS encoding immunity protein YezG family protein codes for MSFETELNELYKEIAQQVDDMIPTEWNNVYFNGEVKEGEGGVFFFFTPKGEDQHIFSHYIPKIYSIDKRAYNKELHKLFQLTTQLQKVFTNYHQDPWFSVTFILNDTGKLNVHFDYTNWHDSEFGPTDRIKYFEYKYISQNKEQLDLMERMKKFEEKSI; via the coding sequence ATGAGTTTTGAAACAGAATTAAATGAGTTATATAAAGAAATTGCACAGCAGGTTGATGATATGATTCCAACTGAATGGAATAATGTTTATTTTAATGGTGAAGTGAAGGAGGGAGAAGGAGGAGTTTTTTTCTTTTTTACGCCCAAAGGTGAGGACCAACATATCTTTTCACATTACATTCCAAAAATATATAGTATAGATAAGAGAGCTTATAATAAAGAACTACATAAATTGTTTCAACTCACTACCCAACTTCAAAAAGTTTTTACTAATTATCACCAAGATCCCTGGTTTTCAGTGACATTCATCTTAAATGATACCGGTAAATTAAATGTCCATTTTGATTATACAAATTGGCATGATAGTGAATTTGGGCCAACAGATAGAATTAAGTATTTTGAGTATAAATACATAAGTCAAAACAAAGAACAGCTAGATTTAATGGAGAGAATGAAGAAATTTGAAGAGAAGAGTATTTGA
- a CDS encoding Imm6 family immunity protein encodes MENIAINNLPKEVKVCFVLAVAERIFSVIRKDDERYSDGREALDRCWLWVESHAVTGDALYELIDRADFTGISEFAEEELDLNVAKVWSLLVDAVAYTSWEAYKNENAKYLPQSLESISINSISIFLHSAVETSFITVEEIEQMAAVMTNYRSENTEIPTRREDFINIF; translated from the coding sequence ATGGAGAATATAGCAATCAATAATTTACCAAAAGAAGTTAAAGTATGCTTTGTTTTAGCAGTTGCTGAGAGAATATTTTCTGTAATTCGCAAGGATGATGAACGATATTCAGATGGAAGAGAAGCTTTGGATAGATGTTGGTTATGGGTTGAATCACATGCTGTTACTGGAGATGCACTATATGAGCTTATTGATCGCGCAGACTTTACGGGGATTTCAGAATTTGCCGAGGAGGAACTAGATTTGAATGTGGCTAAAGTGTGGTCGTTATTAGTTGATGCGGTCGCTTATACTTCTTGGGAAGCCTATAAAAATGAGAACGCAAAATATTTACCGCAGTCATTAGAAAGTATCTCAATCAATAGTATTTCAATTTTCTTACATAGCGCAGTGGAAACCAGCTTTATTACGGTAGAAGAAATTGAACAAATGGCAGCCGTTATGACTAATTATCGGAGTGAAAATACTGAAATCCCAACAAGACGAGAAGATTTTATCAATATATTTTAA
- a CDS encoding barstar family protein, giving the protein MTQENEGKQDTLMLDVSVVQNSTEFYRLLKEYLELPCFYGMNWDAITGLIELPETLIFRGWRNIEEKLPRDSHIFINLLNDFNEQYPHRKYKVVYQ; this is encoded by the coding sequence ATGACACAAGAAAATGAAGGAAAACAAGATACGCTCATGTTGGATGTGAGTGTCGTTCAAAATTCAACGGAATTTTATCGTTTGTTAAAAGAATACCTTGAATTACCCTGTTTCTATGGAATGAACTGGGATGCAATTACTGGACTAATTGAATTACCTGAAACTTTGATTTTTAGAGGGTGGAGAAACATTGAAGAAAAATTACCAAGAGATTCGCACATCTTTATTAACCTCTTAAATGATTTTAACGAACAATATCCACATCGGAAATATAAAGTCGTTTATCAGTAA
- a CDS encoding DUF6985 domain-containing protein gives MNTVTRIHDELFGELEYEKKFWRGEMTIKMFNVERKIWLSVDGHEDADFSNVQRDAFRNFVQSMNYIISEAEKEVYAYYNENVDEYREILEEELQENKIAPKIDFLTRLAELVKPTELIVRRVRKNGKRRLGLLCDVSWEMEDGLGIKIEDEVVEEVGYQDIVL, from the coding sequence ATGAATACAGTGACGAGGATTCATGATGAATTGTTTGGAGAACTTGAATATGAAAAAAAATTTTGGCGAGGCGAAATGACTATTAAAATGTTTAATGTGGAGAGAAAAATATGGTTGAGTGTTGATGGACATGAAGACGCTGATTTTTCAAATGTACAAAGAGATGCTTTTCGTAATTTTGTTCAAAGTATGAACTATATTATAAGCGAGGCCGAGAAGGAAGTTTATGCGTACTATAATGAGAATGTCGATGAATATAGAGAAATATTAGAAGAGGAATTACAAGAAAATAAAATTGCTCCTAAGATAGATTTTTTAACTAGATTAGCAGAATTAGTAAAGCCTACTGAATTAATTGTAAGAAGAGTAAGGAAGAATGGTAAGAGAAGATTGGGGTTATTGTGCGATGTGTCTTGGGAAATGGAGGATGGATTGGGTATAAAAATTGAAGATGAAGTTGTAGAAGAGGTAGGATATCAAGATATAGTTCTATAA
- a CDS encoding immunity protein YezG family protein, translating to MNFETELNELYRQIVQQIDDIIPIKWSNLYLNSEVKDKNGGVFFFFTPIDSNESVYSHDIPYMYLIEESVYDKELHKLFELTAKLQQIFIDNDQQPWFSVTLLLNSVGKLTIHFDYTNWYESEFGPTDRIDYFEYKYISKNKEQLDLMERMKKFEEQKKPN from the coding sequence ATGAATTTTGAAACTGAACTAAATGAACTGTATAGACAGATCGTTCAACAAATTGATGATATAATCCCAATTAAATGGAGCAATCTTTATTTGAATAGTGAAGTAAAGGATAAAAATGGCGGTGTCTTCTTCTTTTTTACGCCTATTGACAGCAATGAATCAGTGTATTCTCATGATATCCCATATATGTATCTAATAGAGGAAAGTGTCTATGACAAGGAACTTCATAAATTGTTTGAATTAACAGCTAAATTGCAGCAGATATTTATTGATAATGACCAACAACCTTGGTTTTCTGTGACACTATTACTTAATTCAGTAGGAAAACTAACAATCCATTTTGATTATACAAATTGGTACGAAAGTGAATTTGGTCCAACAGATCGAATTGACTATTTTGAGTATAAATACATAAGTAAAAACAAAGAACAACTAGATTTAATGGAGAGAATGAAGAAATTTGAAGAACAGAAAAAACCGAACTAA
- a CDS encoding DUF4397 domain-containing protein produces the protein MKKIFSVMAAMVLLLVFGTGAGASAAGNDAMVRIVHASPDAPAVDVVVDGKTVVEGAAFKAATDYMMLPAGEHKVEVFAAGTVADGKPVISSNLTVEAGMAYTVAAINKLDSLELKVLNDDLNVTKGKSKVRVAHFSPDAPAVDVAVKGGDVLFPGAEFKGVTQYLEVDPGSYDLEVRGAGTKDVVLDLAGTELKANMSYTVIAVGLAKGEPALEALVLADPAMMPSEMPKTGMGGTADTQSHNYLPVAAAAILGLGALMAYGIKKKASSH, from the coding sequence ATGAAAAAAATCTTTTCAGTAATGGCGGCAATGGTTTTATTATTGGTATTCGGAACAGGGGCTGGTGCTTCTGCGGCCGGAAATGATGCAATGGTTCGAATCGTTCATGCTTCTCCGGACGCTCCGGCAGTTGATGTTGTGGTTGACGGGAAAACAGTTGTTGAAGGCGCTGCATTTAAAGCTGCTACAGACTACATGATGCTTCCAGCGGGAGAACATAAAGTTGAAGTCTTTGCGGCAGGAACAGTTGCTGACGGTAAGCCCGTTATCTCATCTAATTTAACCGTGGAAGCTGGTATGGCTTATACGGTAGCAGCCATTAACAAACTTGATTCTCTTGAACTAAAAGTGTTAAACGACGATTTAAATGTAACAAAAGGAAAGTCAAAAGTTCGCGTTGCACATTTTTCACCAGATGCACCTGCAGTTGATGTAGCCGTTAAAGGTGGGGATGTCCTTTTCCCAGGAGCAGAATTTAAAGGAGTAACACAGTACTTAGAAGTAGATCCTGGATCTTATGATCTTGAAGTAAGAGGTGCGGGAACAAAAGACGTGGTTCTTGATCTTGCAGGAACAGAGCTAAAGGCGAATATGTCTTATACTGTCATTGCAGTCGGACTTGCAAAAGGCGAACCAGCTCTTGAAGCATTAGTACTAGCTGACCCAGCTATGATGCCTTCTGAAATGCCGAAGACGGGAATGGGTGGAACAGCTGACACTCAATCACACAACTACCTACCAGTAGCAGCGGCAGCAATCCTTGGATTAGGTGCTCTGATGGCATATGGAATTAAGAAAAAAGCAAGCAGTCATTAA
- a CDS encoding class F sortase has translation MELRKKQAVIKMAALVLLLAGCSQTSEEPASDVNNTKVEQAPAVSMASDQASTNLKPMKQAEAKGVKPVRISIPSLGIRADVESVGLTSHGKMELPSDDKRTAWYENGAQPGEQGNAVIAGHVDNKTGPSVFFDLKKIKPGEKIIVSGKSGEELTFIVQEKKSYPYDDAPIPAIFGFSQQRKLNLITCTGDFDRKKKTHLKRLVVTGVLTEER, from the coding sequence ATGGAATTAAGAAAAAAGCAAGCAGTCATTAAAATGGCAGCTCTTGTTCTCCTATTGGCAGGATGTTCTCAGACTAGTGAGGAGCCAGCATCTGATGTAAACAATACTAAGGTCGAACAAGCTCCTGCTGTTTCGATGGCATCTGATCAAGCATCTACAAACTTAAAACCAATGAAGCAGGCTGAAGCAAAAGGGGTTAAACCGGTTCGAATCAGCATCCCGTCTTTAGGTATACGCGCTGATGTTGAATCCGTAGGGCTTACTTCACATGGTAAAATGGAGCTCCCCTCTGATGACAAACGGACTGCATGGTATGAAAACGGGGCTCAGCCAGGGGAACAGGGTAATGCTGTTATAGCTGGACATGTTGACAACAAGACAGGACCATCCGTATTTTTTGATTTGAAAAAGATCAAGCCTGGAGAGAAGATTATTGTTTCCGGAAAAAGTGGTGAAGAGCTTACGTTTATTGTTCAGGAGAAGAAATCCTATCCGTACGATGATGCACCCATTCCTGCGATATTTGGTTTTAGTCAACAAAGAAAGCTCAATTTAATTACTTGCACCGGTGATTTTGACCGTAAAAAGAAAACGCATTTGAAGCGTCTTGTGGTAACGGGAGTTTTAACAGAAGAAAGATAA
- a CDS encoding SecY-interacting protein Syd, with product MQKYFQMREKAANEGLDFLFKTSISHDEHLVIYEGSVDEEECISWKPVKMTAQQDFTSLENEFNITFHQTIVDYFNAYWFAELDGFYKEYYITLEPVLSNIQMNLFGESLRGYKNNHEGLLKNIPIGMEGNGLAVVIENMSGIISLEDFERGTFEYLAQNIQELIENLRLKQ from the coding sequence ATGCAAAAGTATTTTCAAATGAGAGAAAAAGCAGCAAACGAAGGTTTGGATTTCTTATTTAAAACATCCATTAGTCACGATGAGCATCTAGTGATCTATGAAGGTAGCGTTGACGAGGAAGAATGTATCTCATGGAAACCAGTAAAGATGACGGCTCAGCAAGATTTTACAAGCTTAGAAAATGAGTTTAATATAACATTTCATCAAACAATTGTGGATTATTTTAACGCCTATTGGTTTGCAGAATTAGATGGATTTTACAAGGAGTACTACATTACGTTAGAACCGGTCTTATCAAATATTCAAATGAATTTATTTGGAGAGTCTTTAAGAGGATATAAAAACAATCATGAGGGACTGTTAAAGAATATACCAATCGGAATGGAAGGAAATGGTTTAGCGGTGGTTATTGAAAACATGAGTGGAATAATTTCATTAGAAGATTTTGAAAGAGGTACATTTGAATATCTTGCCCAGAATATTCAAGAACTGATAGAAAATCTAAGGTTAAAACAATAA
- a CDS encoding ankyrin repeat domain-containing protein produces MDKNQFAKDIRNAIKNGQLNTVKYLLEKEPEMLTWMTPFGTWLHVAAAHGYVEIVKYLMSAGIDINAKGGTFSTNALERAATKGHLDVARYLLSNNVEIDTSEPDRNPLFAAIYGGHEKVVQLLVENHMDIRIKYTGETMKNIDAYTFAVKRGETEIAEYLKREMEKSKGD; encoded by the coding sequence ATGGATAAGAATCAATTTGCTAAAGATATTAGAAATGCCATAAAGAACGGCCAGTTAAATACGGTTAAATATTTACTTGAGAAAGAGCCAGAAATGTTAACATGGATGACGCCTTTCGGTACGTGGCTACATGTAGCGGCAGCGCATGGATATGTAGAAATAGTAAAATACCTTATGAGTGCAGGAATAGATATTAATGCAAAGGGTGGTACTTTTTCTACAAATGCACTTGAAAGAGCAGCAACAAAAGGACATTTAGATGTTGCCCGTTATTTACTTAGTAACAATGTGGAGATTGATACTAGTGAACCAGATAGAAATCCCTTATTTGCTGCAATATACGGTGGACATGAAAAGGTTGTCCAGCTATTAGTTGAGAATCATATGGACATACGCATTAAATACACGGGAGAAACGATGAAGAATATAGATGCTTATACATTTGCTGTTAAAAGAGGGGAGACAGAAATCGCTGAATATTTAAAACGTGAGATGGAGAAGTCTAAAGGTGATTAA
- a CDS encoding GNAT family N-acetyltransferase produces the protein MALTFRRSTLEDIECLLPIQRASFQEDLEKYEDVETNPACETDEKLAENIRKYHHFTILDDDTVIGAMDVRGNNERMHISKVFISPSHQNKGAGTATLQFLEEKFSDVKLWTLYTPYLSFRNHYFYEKFGYKKTKEVQVTAKLVLFKYEKLPVVPLLD, from the coding sequence ATGGCGTTAACGTTTCGAAGATCAACTTTAGAAGATATAGAATGCTTGCTTCCCATCCAAAGAGCCTCTTTTCAAGAAGACTTAGAAAAATACGAGGATGTGGAAACAAATCCTGCTTGTGAAACAGATGAAAAACTAGCGGAAAACATTAGAAAATACCATCACTTTACGATTTTAGACGATGATACGGTAATTGGTGCAATGGATGTGCGAGGTAACAATGAGCGGATGCATATTAGCAAGGTGTTCATTTCTCCTTCTCATCAAAATAAAGGAGCTGGTACGGCTACTCTTCAATTTCTAGAGGAGAAATTTTCCGATGTGAAATTATGGACTTTGTATACCCCTTACTTAAGCTTTCGAAATCACTATTTTTATGAGAAATTTGGATATAAAAAAACGAAAGAAGTTCAGGTTACAGCCAAACTCGTTCTGTTTAAATACGAAAAATTACCCGTAGTTCCTCTACTAGACTAA